In the genome of Taurinivorans muris, one region contains:
- the upp gene encoding uracil phosphoribosyltransferase, whose amino-acid sequence MGLHVVEHPLVKHKLGLLRSVDTPTNVFRAISKEITRFLMYEVTRDFPLNKKVEKGWAGPVEVDYISGKMATIVPILRAGLGLMEGALDMVPGCKISVVGLYRDEETLEPVEYYVKLAKDISSRVAIILDPMLATGGSLIAAIELLKRNKVKKIYSLNLVCAPEGVQRVLEKFPDVEIYTAALDAGLNEQGYILPGLGDAGDRLFGTK is encoded by the coding sequence ATGGGACTGCATGTTGTTGAACATCCGCTTGTGAAACATAAATTGGGATTGCTCAGAAGCGTGGACACCCCGACCAATGTTTTCCGTGCAATTTCAAAAGAAATTACACGGTTTCTCATGTATGAGGTAACCAGAGATTTTCCGCTGAATAAAAAAGTGGAAAAAGGCTGGGCTGGCCCTGTCGAGGTTGATTACATATCAGGAAAAATGGCGACGATAGTTCCCATTTTGCGTGCGGGCTTAGGGCTTATGGAAGGCGCTCTTGATATGGTTCCAGGCTGTAAAATCAGCGTGGTAGGCTTATATCGTGATGAAGAAACCCTTGAACCGGTTGAATATTATGTCAAGTTGGCAAAAGATATTTCAAGCCGTGTTGCGATTATTTTGGACCCTATGCTTGCGACAGGCGGTTCGCTTATTGCTGCCATTGAATTATTAAAACGCAATAAGGTGAAGAAAATTTACAGCTTGAATCTTGTTTGCGCTCCGGAGGGCGTGCAAAGGGTTCTGGAGAAATTTCCTGACGTTGAAATTTATACGGCAGCCCTTGACGCCGGGCTTAATGAACAGGGGTACATACTTCCCGGGCTTGGTGATGCAGGGGATAGATTGTTTGGAACAAAATAA
- a CDS encoding M23 family metallopeptidase, with protein sequence MLFKNYQVFVFDEKSGKKRSFTIKSSLFVYLFACFVMVAGASGYFIQHYIRTKDIKNDLILAEREIEEKESRLVGILAELEFLREDINRIRQFDNQLKMLVGEKTATEESYIGGIESDEFKVDMLPLHRQELASRKILSYIRDLKKDSQLEEIIQQDLIVYMNESTQKLAAIPSIIPSQGFITSRFGHRISPFTGTRKLHKGLDIAAVIGTKIIAPADGKVVFAQSDGAYGLSVEVDHGNGIITRYAHMSKINVKRGDSIKRGSLIGLVGNTGRSTGAHLHYEVIVNGVHTDPMAYIIEK encoded by the coding sequence ATGCTTTTTAAAAATTATCAAGTTTTTGTTTTTGATGAAAAAAGTGGCAAAAAGCGTAGTTTTACCATTAAATCTTCTCTCTTTGTTTATTTGTTTGCATGTTTTGTGATGGTTGCAGGAGCTTCCGGATATTTCATTCAGCATTATATCCGGACAAAAGATATTAAAAATGATTTGATTCTTGCAGAAAGAGAAATTGAAGAAAAAGAAAGCCGCCTCGTAGGGATTTTGGCTGAATTGGAATTTTTGCGGGAAGACATCAATAGGATTCGTCAGTTTGATAACCAGTTAAAAATGCTTGTCGGTGAAAAAACAGCCACGGAAGAAAGTTATATCGGCGGTATCGAATCCGATGAATTTAAAGTTGATATGCTTCCTTTGCACAGGCAGGAATTAGCCTCCCGTAAAATTCTCAGTTATATCCGCGACTTGAAAAAAGATTCCCAGCTGGAAGAAATCATTCAGCAGGATTTGATTGTTTATATGAATGAAAGCACCCAAAAATTGGCTGCCATTCCTTCCATTATTCCTTCCCAAGGTTTTATCACGTCACGTTTCGGTCATAGGATCTCTCCGTTCACCGGCACAAGGAAATTACATAAAGGGCTTGATATCGCCGCTGTAATCGGTACGAAAATCATCGCGCCTGCCGACGGCAAGGTTGTTTTCGCCCAAAGTGACGGTGCTTACGGATTGAGTGTCGAAGTCGACCATGGCAACGGCATTATCACCCGTTATGCGCATATGTCCAAAATCAATGTGAAACGCGGCGATTCCATCAAGCGCGGTTCTCTTATCGGTTTGGTCGGAAACACAGGACGTTCCACAGGCGCTCATTTGCACTATGAAGTGATCGTGAACGGTGTGCATACTGATCCCATGGCTTATATCATTGAAAAATAG
- a CDS encoding uracil-xanthine permease family protein has translation MEGNVYNFRFRDAIIGAQMLLVAFGALVLVPLLTGLNSNVALFTAGVGTLLFQIVTRGQIPIFLASSFAFIAPINYGVQTWGLTATLGGMIAVGLFYMFLSFVIKVRGIGFIINLLPPIVTGSVIAVIGLILAPTGMKMAMGIAGTEQVIPQSTALIVSMSSLTATVLVSILGKGILRLLPIIVGIVVGCIVSALLGILDLSPVANAKWFSFPDFTFPTFELAPILYFVPVALAPAIEHFGDVLAISSVTGKNFLEKPGISRTMFGDGIATSFACLLGGPPNTTYSEVTGAVALTKSVNPAIMTWAAIAAILLSCVGKLGAVLHCVPMPVMGGIMILLFGSILVVGLNTLVQSRENLMETRNLVIVAMVIIFGIGGISIDIGDFHLSGIGLSALIGVLLNLILPGKKQHQMPVMHH, from the coding sequence ATGGAAGGGAATGTCTATAATTTTCGTTTCAGAGATGCCATAATCGGGGCTCAAATGCTTTTGGTCGCTTTCGGCGCTTTGGTTTTGGTACCTCTTTTAACCGGGCTGAACAGCAATGTGGCGCTGTTTACCGCCGGTGTCGGAACACTTTTATTTCAAATCGTCACACGCGGGCAAATACCGATATTTTTGGCTTCTTCTTTCGCTTTTATTGCTCCTATCAACTATGGCGTTCAAACATGGGGACTGACGGCAACTCTTGGGGGAATGATCGCCGTAGGTCTTTTTTATATGTTTTTAAGTTTTGTGATTAAGGTGCGCGGCATCGGTTTCATCATTAATCTGCTTCCGCCTATTGTGACGGGCTCCGTAATCGCCGTTATCGGTCTTATTTTGGCTCCGACCGGAATGAAAATGGCAATGGGAATTGCCGGGACGGAACAGGTTATTCCGCAAAGCACGGCTTTAATTGTTTCCATGTCCTCGCTGACCGCGACGGTTTTGGTATCCATTCTTGGCAAAGGGATATTACGGCTGCTTCCTATCATTGTGGGGATTGTTGTCGGCTGTATTGTTTCCGCACTGCTAGGCATACTCGATTTGTCCCCAGTGGCGAATGCGAAGTGGTTTTCTTTTCCGGATTTCACGTTTCCGACCTTTGAACTCGCCCCTATCCTTTATTTTGTTCCTGTTGCCTTGGCACCGGCTATTGAACATTTTGGCGACGTTCTCGCCATTAGTTCCGTCACGGGAAAAAATTTCTTGGAAAAACCCGGCATAAGCCGTACCATGTTCGGTGATGGGATTGCAACTTCGTTTGCCTGCTTATTGGGCGGTCCCCCGAATACGACATATTCGGAAGTTACCGGAGCGGTCGCCCTTACCAAGAGCGTTAATCCTGCAATTATGACTTGGGCGGCTATTGCGGCGATTTTGCTCTCTTGCGTGGGCAAACTCGGGGCTGTGCTTCATTGCGTGCCTATGCCGGTTATGGGCGGAATTATGATTTTGCTTTTCGGCAGCATTTTGGTTGTGGGCTTGAATACGCTTGTGCAGAGCCGTGAAAACCTTATGGAAACACGTAATCTTGTTATTGTCGCCATGGTGATTATTTTTGGCATTGGCGGCATCAGCATCGATATCGGAGATTTCCACTTGAGCGGTATCGGGCTTTCCGCGCTTATCGGGGTTCTTCTCAATCTTATTTTGCCAGGGAAAAAGCAACATCAAATGCCTGTAATGCACCATTGA
- the rfbD gene encoding dTDP-4-dehydrorhamnose reductase — translation MEEKKILVLGGKTGMLGQALVKTGLAQGYDVATLGREDGDMTDFEFLKEKIRQVNPHCIFNAVAYTAVDNAEDDEQNAVTVNKRLPEMLAVILKDLPVYLIHYSTDFVFSGRQRNLPYTEKDSTEPLSVYGATKLAGEQALSKLDSCAVLRTAWLFGEGRKNFVSTILKFAQERDALRVVADQFGSPTYTRDLAEMSFLIMKNHGVGLFHAVNSGQASWCDLASEAVKLFNLPTFVEPIETKDWVQKAVRPKYSVLSTQKLQQLYGYVPRPWTQALQEYIFENMETLKIR, via the coding sequence ATGGAAGAAAAAAAGATTCTTGTTTTGGGCGGAAAAACAGGAATGCTTGGACAAGCCCTTGTCAAAACCGGGCTAGCCCAAGGCTATGACGTCGCCACGCTTGGACGCGAAGACGGCGATATGACGGATTTTGAATTTTTAAAAGAAAAAATCCGGCAGGTTAATCCGCACTGTATTTTTAATGCTGTTGCCTATACCGCTGTCGACAATGCGGAAGACGATGAACAAAATGCCGTGACAGTCAATAAACGTCTGCCGGAAATGCTTGCGGTCATTTTGAAAGATTTGCCTGTTTATTTAATCCATTACAGCACGGATTTTGTCTTCAGCGGCAGGCAAAGAAATCTTCCTTATACGGAAAAAGACAGCACGGAACCGTTATCCGTATACGGAGCGACCAAATTGGCAGGCGAGCAGGCGCTATCAAAGCTTGATAGCTGTGCGGTTTTGCGTACAGCGTGGCTTTTCGGAGAGGGGCGCAAAAATTTTGTAAGCACGATTTTAAAGTTCGCTCAGGAACGGGACGCGCTGCGCGTTGTCGCCGATCAATTCGGTTCTCCGACCTATACGAGGGACTTGGCTGAAATGAGTTTTCTTATTATGAAAAATCATGGTGTCGGTCTTTTTCATGCCGTGAACAGCGGACAGGCGAGTTGGTGCGATTTGGCAAGCGAAGCTGTGAAGTTGTTTAATTTGCCAACATTTGTGGAGCCCATTGAAACGAAAGACTGGGTGCAAAAGGCTGTTCGTCCGAAGTATTCCGTGCTTTCAACGCAAAAATTGCAGCAGCTTTACGGGTATGTTCCAAGACCGTGGACACAGGCCTTACAGGAATATATTTTTGAAAATATGGAAACATTAAAAATACGATAG
- the clpX gene encoding ATP-dependent Clp protease ATP-binding subunit ClpX: protein MSNNKDGMHCSFCGKSEFDANQFIVQDGACICDKCIDACNHIIERQKFQNTAQSINLLTPKEIKAKLDEYVIGQDNAKKILSVAVYNHYKRVFFKQELGDVELEKSNVLLAGPSGSGKTLLARTLARILNVPFAIADATTLTEAGYVGEDVENILVQLVQNAEYDLNAASRGIIYIDEIDKISRKSDSPSITRDVSGEGVQQALLKIIEGTEANIPPKGGRKHPQQEFIRLNTSNILFIVGGAFIGLEKMVEARIRGNSMGFGAHINNKKEQNLSQLLDQVIPTDLVQFGLIPEFIGRIPVITHVDELGVDDLVRVLTEPKNALTKQYQKLFEIDGVELNFETEALKAVANKAIERKTGARGLRNVLETVMLDIMYDLPNTAKGKQCIITKSVIENNEAPLFLSKAE from the coding sequence ATGAGTAATAATAAAGACGGAATGCACTGCTCATTCTGCGGCAAAAGCGAATTTGACGCCAACCAATTCATAGTGCAGGACGGTGCCTGCATTTGCGACAAATGCATTGACGCCTGCAATCACATTATCGAACGTCAAAAATTCCAAAATACGGCGCAATCGATCAATTTGCTCACGCCAAAAGAAATCAAGGCAAAACTCGATGAATATGTCATCGGGCAGGACAATGCGAAAAAAATCCTTTCCGTGGCTGTTTACAATCACTACAAACGGGTTTTTTTCAAACAGGAACTCGGTGATGTAGAACTTGAAAAAAGCAACGTGCTTTTAGCCGGACCTTCCGGAAGCGGCAAAACCCTGCTCGCAAGAACTCTCGCCCGTATCCTGAATGTTCCTTTCGCCATTGCCGACGCAACAACCCTTACGGAAGCGGGCTATGTCGGTGAAGATGTTGAAAATATCCTCGTACAGCTCGTGCAAAATGCCGAATATGACTTGAATGCGGCAAGCCGCGGTATTATTTATATTGATGAAATCGATAAAATTTCCCGCAAAAGCGACAGCCCTTCAATCACCCGGGACGTTTCCGGCGAAGGCGTCCAACAAGCGCTTTTAAAAATCATCGAAGGCACCGAAGCCAATATCCCGCCAAAAGGCGGAAGAAAACACCCGCAGCAAGAATTTATCCGCCTGAACACTTCCAATATCCTGTTCATTGTCGGCGGCGCGTTCATCGGGCTTGAAAAAATGGTTGAAGCGAGAATACGCGGAAACAGCATGGGATTCGGCGCCCATATCAATAACAAGAAAGAGCAGAATTTATCCCAGCTGCTTGACCAAGTCATTCCCACGGACCTTGTGCAGTTCGGGCTTATTCCCGAATTTATCGGTCGTATTCCCGTTATCACCCACGTTGACGAACTCGGTGTTGATGATTTGGTGCGTGTTCTTACCGAACCTAAGAATGCCCTGACGAAACAATATCAGAAACTTTTTGAAATTGACGGGGTTGAACTGAATTTTGAAACAGAAGCTTTAAAAGCTGTCGCCAATAAAGCCATTGAAAGAAAAACCGGAGCTCGGGGATTAAGAAACGTCCTTGAAACCGTAATGCTTGATATTATGTATGATTTGCCAAACACGGCAAAAGGCAAACAATGCATCATCACCAAAAGCGTTATAGAAAACAACGAAGCTCCCCTCTTTTTATCCAAAGCAGAATAA
- the amrA gene encoding AmmeMemoRadiSam system protein A, translating to MEFSKQEKNYLLDIVRLVLTSCVGAGKKLEELSFSAVPDPKLAEKCGAFVTYHIKNGSEKELRGCIGHMEGIYPLWETVARMAYSAAFHDTRFLPVEKKELPFIDYEITVLTPFEPCEKIEDIELGTHGILFECLGRRAVFLPQVPAEQGWDKTQTLEFLALKAGLSKNAWQKSEAKFFVFRGIVLENGLE from the coding sequence ATGGAATTTTCAAAACAGGAAAAAAACTATTTATTGGATATTGTCAGGTTGGTTTTGACTTCTTGCGTCGGGGCGGGCAAAAAACTTGAAGAATTGTCGTTTTCTGCTGTGCCTGACCCGAAATTGGCAGAAAAATGCGGGGCTTTCGTAACATATCATATTAAAAACGGGAGTGAAAAAGAATTGCGCGGCTGCATAGGGCATATGGAGGGAATATATCCGCTTTGGGAAACCGTTGCGCGCATGGCATATTCCGCCGCTTTTCACGATACGCGGTTTTTGCCTGTTGAAAAGAAGGAACTGCCTTTCATCGATTATGAAATAACCGTGCTGACTCCTTTTGAACCTTGTGAAAAAATTGAAGATATTGAACTTGGCACCCATGGTATTCTTTTTGAATGTTTGGGACGCCGGGCTGTTTTTCTTCCGCAGGTTCCGGCGGAACAGGGCTGGGATAAAACGCAGACATTGGAGTTTTTGGCTTTGAAAGCGGGGCTTTCCAAAAACGCATGGCAAAAAAGCGAAGCAAAGTTCTTCGTTTTTAGGGGTATTGTTTTGGAAAACGGCTTGGAATAA
- a CDS encoding phosphatase PAP2 family protein, with product MFSYIEDVIFEFFNMYLRNSIFDVVLPLFESSLPVFLLTLVFSVIFAVYCKKKYGEMIYRVLLFMGMLGLSAFFAHEGSHFFAFERPRPFQEIAGTMYYDSKDGTWLQAQYPSSEGYHIFESDMTLEAGEMLDETAVFENQVKNQEEISVIERKVVENPLHVDLKQLHIKLIDGSKKLFPSSVISISMAVAVVIALLMAKISPYIYLFPLLIGWSQIYTGSAYLSDLLVGWCVGIVAVFVAWLCFALFFRITGKYF from the coding sequence ATGTTTAGTTATATAGAAGATGTTATTTTTGAATTTTTTAACATGTATTTAAGAAATTCAATCTTTGATGTTGTGCTTCCGTTATTTGAAAGTTCTTTGCCCGTTTTTTTGCTTACGCTTGTTTTTTCCGTGATTTTCGCTGTTTATTGCAAGAAAAAGTACGGTGAAATGATTTACCGCGTATTGCTTTTTATGGGAATGCTCGGTCTGTCCGCTTTTTTCGCCCATGAAGGCTCGCATTTTTTCGCTTTTGAACGTCCGCGGCCTTTTCAGGAAATTGCAGGCACGATGTATTATGATTCAAAAGACGGCACATGGCTGCAAGCGCAATATCCGAGCAGTGAAGGATACCATATTTTTGAGTCTGATATGACACTTGAAGCCGGCGAAATGTTGGATGAAACCGCAGTTTTTGAAAATCAAGTGAAAAACCAAGAAGAAATCAGCGTGATAGAGCGGAAAGTTGTTGAAAACCCTCTCCATGTGGATTTGAAGCAGCTGCATATCAAATTGATTGACGGCTCCAAAAAGCTTTTTCCTTCTTCCGTAATCAGCATCAGCATGGCGGTTGCCGTTGTTATCGCTTTGTTAATGGCAAAAATAAGCCCTTATATTTATTTGTTTCCTCTTCTTATCGGTTGGTCGCAAATTTATACGGGCAGCGCGTATTTGTCCGATTTGCTGGTCGGGTGGTGTGTCGGTATTGTCGCGGTTTTTGTCGCATGGCTTTGTTTCGCATTGTTTTTCAGGATTACGGGTAAATATTTTTAA
- the lon gene encoding endopeptidase La produces the protein MSLFENTHGHILPMMTLREVVIFPGSITPLFVGRDISIRAIEESISSYKKHIFLVTQREADIEKPNPEDLYPIGVVSRILQLMRLPDGNIKVLFEGLYRATWDTLEGKEDMLVSHNYADIPHDFPAAFGNNNYPCLITNEIQDIDATPVEAEALYRAIHDAVDDFSKVNKKLSPEHVAAISALHHAGKLSDAIMPHLKLDFVKKQEILETLDTGERLSKVYELLNSELAVADLEKKIKSRVKDQMEKNQREYYLTEQIKAIHKEMGNEDPQAEADDLELRIREKNMPEEAKERALRELKKLRPMSPSSAEYSVARNYIDWVLDLPWNELKDIHIDIKEAKTILDNAHFGLEKPKERILEYLAVQKLTDGLKGPILCFVGPPGVGKTSLAKSVAEATGRDFVRISLGGVRDEAEIRGHRRTYVGAMPGKILMALRKAKSNNPLFCLDEIDKMTADFRGDPSSALLEVLDPEQNNTFNDHYLDLDYDLSKIFFITTANTLADIPAPLRDRMEIIELSSYLETEKMSIAKDFLLPKQRRMHGLENENLHIDDTAMLEIIRSYTREAGVRNLERQIAALCRKTAIKMVENEKRNPNIQVKKKDLRTYLGIQKYRYGDKETAAQVGVVAGLAYNNVGGDILYIETAIMPGTGKILTTGQLGSVMKESAEAAFSYVRSRANLLGLRSDFYKDIDIHIHVPEGATPKDGPSAGITIATSIASALLGIAVQDNVAMTGEITLRGRVLAIGGLREKLLAAKRSNIKTVIIPKDNKKDIEEIPKEITSSLKMKFVSHVDEVLPIAFNKKSAEIFQTSNNNADLVLSLKPHEEEEENKEEK, from the coding sequence ATGAGTTTATTTGAAAATACGCATGGTCATATTCTTCCGATGATGACGTTACGGGAAGTTGTTATTTTTCCGGGTTCCATAACCCCTCTTTTTGTGGGACGCGATATTTCCATCCGTGCCATCGAAGAGTCCATAAGTTCCTATAAGAAACATATTTTTCTTGTGACACAAAGGGAAGCCGACATTGAAAAACCAAATCCGGAAGATTTGTATCCTATCGGAGTTGTCAGCCGTATTTTACAGCTCATGCGTTTGCCCGATGGAAATATCAAAGTTCTTTTTGAAGGCTTGTACCGCGCGACATGGGATACGCTCGAGGGAAAGGAAGATATGCTTGTTTCCCATAATTACGCGGATATACCCCATGATTTTCCCGCCGCTTTCGGCAATAACAATTATCCTTGCCTTATCACCAATGAAATTCAGGACATTGACGCAACACCTGTTGAAGCGGAAGCCCTGTACCGTGCCATTCATGACGCTGTCGATGATTTTTCAAAAGTGAATAAAAAATTATCCCCTGAACATGTTGCGGCTATTTCCGCTCTTCACCATGCCGGCAAATTGTCCGACGCGATCATGCCTCACTTAAAACTCGATTTTGTCAAAAAGCAGGAAATACTGGAAACGCTTGACACCGGCGAACGCCTTTCCAAAGTTTATGAATTGCTGAACAGTGAATTGGCTGTTGCTGATTTGGAAAAGAAAATCAAAAGCCGCGTCAAAGACCAAATGGAAAAAAATCAGCGTGAATATTATCTCACAGAACAAATAAAAGCCATTCACAAAGAAATGGGCAATGAGGACCCGCAAGCGGAAGCTGACGATTTGGAACTGCGTATCCGTGAAAAAAACATGCCAGAAGAAGCAAAAGAACGGGCTTTGCGGGAATTAAAAAAATTACGCCCCATGTCCCCGTCTTCCGCCGAATATTCCGTGGCGCGCAATTATATCGACTGGGTTCTCGATTTGCCGTGGAATGAACTGAAAGATATTCACATTGATATAAAAGAAGCGAAAACCATTTTGGACAACGCCCATTTCGGTTTGGAAAAACCGAAAGAACGCATTTTGGAATATTTGGCGGTGCAAAAACTTACGGACGGATTGAAAGGACCTATCCTTTGTTTTGTCGGTCCTCCCGGGGTTGGCAAAACTTCCCTCGCAAAAAGCGTTGCGGAAGCCACCGGCAGGGATTTTGTGCGTATTTCCTTGGGCGGCGTCCGTGATGAAGCTGAAATTCGGGGGCACAGAAGAACATACGTCGGCGCAATGCCCGGAAAAATTCTTATGGCTCTACGAAAGGCAAAGTCCAATAACCCATTATTCTGCTTGGATGAAATCGATAAAATGACTGCGGATTTTCGGGGAGACCCGAGTTCAGCGCTTTTGGAGGTTCTGGACCCTGAACAAAACAATACGTTTAACGATCACTACCTTGATTTGGACTACGACCTTTCAAAAATATTTTTTATAACAACGGCAAACACCTTGGCCGATATACCGGCACCGCTGCGCGACCGTATGGAAATTATCGAACTTTCCAGTTATTTGGAAACAGAAAAAATGAGCATAGCCAAAGATTTCCTCTTGCCGAAGCAGCGCAGGATGCATGGGCTGGAAAATGAAAACCTTCATATTGACGATACAGCCATGCTTGAGATAATCCGCTCCTATACGAGAGAAGCGGGCGTTCGGAATTTGGAAAGGCAAATTGCCGCTCTTTGCCGGAAAACAGCCATAAAAATGGTTGAAAATGAAAAACGAAATCCCAATATCCAAGTAAAGAAAAAAGATTTGCGAACCTATTTGGGCATACAAAAATACCGTTATGGCGATAAGGAAACTGCCGCGCAAGTGGGTGTTGTGGCAGGGCTTGCCTATAATAATGTGGGCGGCGATATTCTTTATATTGAAACCGCAATCATGCCGGGAACCGGAAAAATTTTAACCACGGGACAACTTGGCTCGGTTATGAAAGAATCCGCGGAAGCCGCTTTCAGCTATGTCCGCTCCCGGGCAAACCTGCTTGGCTTGCGTTCCGATTTTTACAAAGATATCGATATTCATATCCACGTGCCGGAAGGAGCGACTCCGAAAGACGGGCCTTCCGCCGGCATCACCATTGCAACGTCCATAGCCTCTGCCCTGCTTGGCATTGCCGTTCAGGACAATGTCGCCATGACCGGTGAAATAACCCTGCGCGGACGCGTGCTCGCTATCGGCGGTTTACGTGAGAAACTTCTTGCGGCAAAACGCTCCAATATAAAAACAGTCATTATTCCCAAAGACAATAAAAAGGATATTGAAGAAATTCCAAAAGAAATAACAAGCAGCTTAAAAATGAAATTCGTCAGCCATGTGGACGAAGTTCTGCCCATTGCGTTCAATAAAAAAAGCGCGGAAATTTTTCAGACAAGCAATAATAACGCTGATTTGGTCCTTAGCCTCAAACCTCACGAAGAAGAGGAAGAAAACAAGGAAGAGAAATAA
- the lpxB gene encoding lipid-A-disaccharide synthase yields MRKIWINCGELSGDIQGAELVKALKENRADLEFVGMGGENLKNQGVRTLFHINELSVMGISEVIEALPRILGLLKRIKQALLQEKPDALLVIDAPDFNFRVIGMAKKLGISVYYFIPPKVWAWRKYRLRFLKDNVKKIYSILPFEVEFYRKNNVEIQYIGNPLVQVVNADAYRHIEPVSARIALMPGSRKREISALLPVFSEMAENMARNNPDFAFYLIQAPQFSEEFLRSFWKSSVPLHFIPAEKRHAFLASCEMAVAASGTAVLETALLGVPTMVAYKVKPFSYMLGKFFVHVKYVSLPNLILGKELFPELLQNDANALNLAEIAKTWHYHKSVREEIRKGCLLIREKLGDTKSAELFAQDFIKELL; encoded by the coding sequence GTGCGAAAAATTTGGATAAATTGCGGGGAACTTTCGGGAGATATCCAAGGGGCGGAATTGGTAAAAGCCCTTAAAGAAAACCGTGCAGATTTGGAATTTGTCGGAATGGGTGGAGAAAACTTGAAAAATCAAGGGGTTCGCACCCTTTTTCATATAAATGAACTTTCCGTCATGGGCATTTCCGAAGTTATTGAGGCATTGCCGAGGATTTTAGGTTTATTAAAGCGGATTAAGCAGGCGTTATTGCAGGAAAAGCCGGATGCCCTCCTTGTCATTGACGCGCCGGATTTTAATTTTCGCGTAATCGGCATGGCGAAAAAACTGGGTATTTCCGTGTATTATTTCATTCCGCCGAAAGTTTGGGCGTGGAGAAAATACCGTCTGCGTTTTTTAAAGGACAATGTGAAGAAAATATATTCCATTCTGCCCTTTGAAGTTGAATTTTATCGGAAAAATAATGTGGAAATCCAATATATCGGAAATCCGTTGGTGCAAGTTGTCAATGCGGACGCATACCGGCATATCGAGCCTGTTTCCGCCCGAATAGCCCTTATGCCGGGAAGCCGGAAAAGGGAAATCAGCGCGTTGCTTCCTGTTTTTTCCGAAATGGCTGAAAACATGGCGCGAAACAATCCTGATTTTGCGTTTTATCTTATTCAGGCACCGCAATTCAGCGAGGAATTTTTGCGTTCTTTTTGGAAAAGCTCTGTGCCGCTGCATTTCATTCCTGCTGAAAAACGTCATGCTTTCCTTGCAAGCTGTGAAATGGCTGTTGCTGCGTCCGGAACAGCCGTGCTGGAAACAGCTCTTCTTGGTGTTCCGACCATGGTGGCTTACAAAGTGAAACCGTTTTCTTATATGCTCGGAAAATTTTTCGTGCATGTGAAATATGTGAGCCTGCCCAATCTTATTTTGGGAAAAGAGCTTTTCCCCGAATTATTGCAGAACGATGCGAACGCCTTGAACTTGGCGGAAATTGCCAAGACATGGCATTACCATAAATCCGTGCGGGAAGAAATACGGAAAGGCTGCCTTCTTATCCGGGAAAAGTTGGGTGATACGAAAAGCGCAGAGCTTTTTGCGCAAGATTTTATTAAAGAACTTCTTTAA